In Haladaptatus cibarius D43, the sequence TTCCGTAAACTCCGACTCCGTTAGCTTCCCCTGTTGTTGGTGCTGAATGACGATGCTACGCAAGAGGAATCGAACGAGATCGCTCGTGCTGGAAAAACTCGTTCCTTCGATGGTCACCTCGATTCGGTCGGCGAGGTCTTTCGGAATGGAAACCGTCGTGTAATCCGTCATACCCGGTAGTTTGTCGTCCGCCGGGTTATCATTTGTGACCCCTGCAACAGAGGACATGAGAGATGTGGGGAATGTCCCGATCTTTTGTAACAGTTTTTTGACTTGTTATTGTGTACAGATCGGAAACGAGCACGTCTGCGAACAAAATAACGACCTACAAATCTCTCGGGGAACGCGGGCATCCTGAATCCGACTTCAAC encodes:
- a CDS encoding ribbon-helix-helix domain-containing protein, coding for MTDYTTVSIPKDLADRIEVTIEGTSFSSTSDLVRFLLRSIVIQHQQQGKLTESEFTEITDQLRELGYLE